In Phaseolus vulgaris cultivar G19833 chromosome 3, P. vulgaris v2.0, whole genome shotgun sequence, the sequence ccttttagaatggaggatggtgtgagattgattaagtagcctgcagtcaaaacgcattccccccaaaatttaatgggaagattgccttgaaaccgtaatgaccaagcaacattcagaatatgccgatgcttgcgttcgacgcgtccattttgttgcggggtcccgacacaggaagtttggtgaaggataccttgttgaatgaaatattgttttagacacatgaattcggttccattgtcagagcgaaccattttaacacatttgttgtattgcctctcaacgagtgtgaaattttttttcaaagtcactgatacctctgttttttcttttaacaaatagatccaaactgcccgtgaacaatcatccacaattgtcaaaaaatatgaagcaccacaggatgaaggagttttataaggaccccataagtcacaatgaattaaatcaaaaatattcaaagcttgatgcgcacttaagaaaaacttatctatcgtttgtttcgatttttcacaaacttcacaaactttattcaactcatcacgagtacatttcccacttatatcaggaagcatttgcacaatcttaaatgacggatgtcctaatctttggtgccaaagtgctagttgattttccatcttgacatgacatgcttgagtctttcgtaccccacgataccaataaagcccatctttccgttcacttgctccaatcagcgtcctcgaagtgcggtcctgtataatacacaatttatcagtgaatgttacaacacaattttcttcatccgtcaattgaggtactgaaagtaaattgcattttaatttgggaacataaaggacatttttcaattcaagtccttcttcaagagtcactgttccctgttcgcaagctagaacacgttcaccatcgggtaaccctacggggcacccttgtatagtttccttttcactcaaattttccagtgacccggtcatatggtttgatgccccactgtcaataatccacaaatcccaaatgctcttaccagtcattttctcttattcatttgatttttgtttgctgatcatatcaaccagtaccttccattgttcattggtcagacctgccatctcaagtttcttgtcgtcattgttggcttgactgttgcttccactagcgtgtgccacatttgcacgtgtcgggttacctttgtttcgcatcccttggcgtcccctgccgttccatttgccttcactttttggtatgtcaccccaccattcgggatatccgatcaattggaagcatcccttcatgtcgtgaccatttttaccgcaatgactgcacgtcattaatttttctaccatatctccacgccctttttctttgtagttggcctgcatcgcgagacccacgaccaaccccctttcttccgttgatttggccatcattctcactctttcttcttgtaccaacaTAGCATATACGCGGTTCAGAGACGGCAATGGGTCTGAGGCCAGAATGTTTGATCTTACTGTCCCGTAGCTTGCGTCATCCAACCCCATAAGGAGTTGATGAACCTTCTCTTCCTCCCTTCGTTTTTCCAACTGAGCACCAATCCCACACTTGCATCCACCACACGTACAAGATGAAATTTTGTCACTGTTAGCAAGCTCATCCCAAAGGACCTTCAATTTTCCAAAGTAAGTTGCCACCACCATTCCCTCCTGCTTGCATCTTGACAAGTCTGACCTTAGTTGTTGAATTCTATGTCCATTCACGACCGAGAATCTTTCTTTAATGTCTTCCCACAAGTTATGTGCAGTCTCAGCATATGCTATTGTGGATCGTAAGCTTGGTTCAATGGTGTTTAGAATCTAAGAGACAATCATGGACTGCACGGTCCACCAATCTTCAAGGTCGggtgcctcatcctctggttggatatgtgttccatcaatgaagccccattttctccgggcacgaagcgagatctttactgctcttgtccattcgtcgtaattttctccgcgcaattggacttgcgtgattatgtttccgggattgtcactcgcgttgagatcatatggcgagtaggtcttcttagcacctcctccttcgtgctctgctttgttggcattattcttttctggtgcatctgccatggttgtgcaccgttgcctttgctttgtgtttgtcgggtatcagagttttgtgctctgataccatgaaagaatattttctgctttattcaatctgtctttcatctatagcaatgatacatatatatatatatatataaccatagcattagaaccgtacaaattctttttctaacataacatctgtaattaagactaattatagacccattaatagtgattatattcctataattaagtctaattatagactcattaatagtgattatattcctgtaattaagtctaataatgattttgtccggtaacAATCTGATATTGATTAATTTATGTTTGTTAACTATTTGGTgactgaaaaaatatttataatatgaagTTGAAGATTCCATAGGAAAATCCTATGGCCTCAAcaaatatttatactttttattttaatatttataaaaataaaaataactttgaaGGAAGATAATATTTCATGTTATGCATAAGCAGATAGATTTATTAATTTATCCTCACTTGATTTTAGTGGGAGTAAGTAACAAGTTATAACTACAATTATCTTAAGATAATTATCTAAATTTAGTGGAGGATTTAAAGGTAATCAATCATACATGTAGTTACAAGATGCTTAAGCATACCTAACAATCGCATATTCAAAGTTTCAAATTGTTGAATGCAACAAGTACATCCGTTTTCACTCTACCTGTTTCCACTGATGGCTTCACTCATAACCAGTTCACCAGTTTGGTAGTGAACTAGATAAAAAGTCAAAGAAATAAGGACAACAACATttgagtaaaataaaaatttattctaaatcAAGTTCTAGTCAATTATAATTCATCTTTATTCAATTATCCTCTAACTAAAAGAATATATTTGTGaacaaaaaataagaaaaataatttagaaattaaaacaagATGATAAAGAAAAGGAAGCTAGAAaccatgagaaaaaaaaagtgagagaaagagaaaaggaaaaaataagagagaaatagcctatttttagaatttaatgaccttttcttaaactttttatatttttaagaatttaagCATCAACAATTTTTATAGAGTGACTATTTATTCTAGTTTTATAAATATTcttcaatttaaataaattaaaaaaatttaacattgtCAAATAAAGATTGTTCAAATAAACTattcaaatatgaaaatatttatcaatcGAAGTATTTGTGATTATATTTTCTGGAGTATTATATTTGGAAAGAAAGTATAGTTTGTATTTAACAAATTTAGAAAGAAAGTTAAAAGGTTTGTTtcaaataaacatttaaaataaatagaaaatagaaaatatagtaAAACTAAATAGTTATTACAAACCATAACTTCTATTTGTATAAAACTTAATTTTTCTGATATTTTCATAACTATCtaacttaataaataattaagagTCAAAGTAGGTAAAGTATGAAAATTAGAAAGTGAATAAAATTCCATAAGACTCActctttatttataataaatatttgtagaGTTACGTTACATGCATGTTCATTGAATTCAGCACCAGTTCTCATCTCTCACACTAATCACAAACACTAACCTCACTGCTCACACAACTCAAATcagattaatattttaaataagtttcGTTTTAAGTAAATTCGGTTTGCTCAGACGACGTCGTTCACCGAAATGACCTCTCTACCGCCACCCAATGCCTCGTGTCACGCTCCCTTCCTACCGGCGACGACTTCCGGCGACGTCTTACCGCCACGCAGGTAACTTCACCGTCCTCATGTTGCCGGAATCCGCCCTCGTTCTCCGCCGGAGCATCGGTGCGGCgctcttcttcctcctcgtcTCTTTCTCGTGCCTACTCCTCTTTGGAAATGCCGATTACTCTCGCTTCGCCTCTTCCAATCCCTTGGTTCACGTATCCACTGTTTTTCCGTCCAACGATTCGGTGAGTACCGTTTCGCCACTCTCTCTCGTTGTAATTTCTGTTAGCGTTGATAATTCCGAATTTAGCGTGATTTGGAAAGTGTTTGTGTGTTAGCTATGATCAAGGTTTTGAACTGCGGTGGCGGTTTCATCGCGCTTTTATGCGGACAAAAGAAACATTTGCTTTGGTGACAGAAATTGTTGTTAAAATCTTCGACATGATATTCCTAACTGTGGAAGGTATACTGATTACGATAGTTCTGAGTAAGATTTGAAAGAACGTAAACGGTTGCCATGATTTCGCAATCGCATTTGTCTGTAATTTCCTGTGTTAATGATCTCGACCAAACTGTGAGATCACAACTTAAACCTTGGTTCTGAGCGGAAAATTGTGTTGTTGAATTGTCTGTTTGATTATGTGTATGCCGAGTGTGATGAGAAGTTGAATTAGATTAACGGACTCTGTTAATTGGAACAATACTTTGTATATAGTGAATGAAATTCAGTTCTCGAAAAATGCTGTGTCGATCCTTCTGTGTGTTTGGTTTATTATTCACTTGAGAAAGATTGAAGTGATGACGGAAGAGTAATGGAAGAGGTTGAAATCTTGTTGaatttcatttattattgttatgttTTCTAGGAGTAGTTGAAGGTGGAGGATGGAAACAAAATTTGGAACACTGTCTAATGTGCATAATTAGGTGAACGAAAATACCAGCTCCTGTTAGAATTTGTTATCCTCTTCTTTTTGGACCAGAGGAAATCCTAAATTTTGCCTTCCAAAGCTAAATGTGTTACCACATTGTTCCCCTACAAATTTTGATCGtcaaattaattattcaatGATTTGTTGTCTTTATTTTAGTTCGTCCAAGATTTTGTTACTTCCTTTGTTGGCACATTATTCAAAGATTTAGTAACTGGTTAAATCTCTCAGGGACAATTTTGGCAACAAAATTAAACACAGACTGCTgcttagaaaaatattaaaatcttcATTGGAATTAAGGAAAACTGGATATTTTTAACTACTTTTAGATACATTAATTTCAAATGGTGAATTCCAATAATGGTTCTAGAAGCATACATGCATTGTTTGTTTAACTATTCTCCTTAATACTTTTACATCCTAGTTGCATCTACACCACTCTAGTAGTTCTGTCAAGTACGATCCAATTGATGCCTTTTCATTTCTTAAATTATGACTGAATATTACTATTTTGGCTGgatctttaaaaatatgataGGCATAGCCTAAATTGGAAGAATTTAATATAATTGTGATCTTGTTTGTGTAATTTATTAATGGAAGGGGCAttcacattctttttttttctttctgaaaTGATTCTTTTGCAGGTAAGCAATGAGTATTCACTTGAAAATATTCTGAATGAGGCTTCTATGAAAGACAAAACTGTTATCTTGACCACATTAAATGAAGCCTGGGCAGCACCAAATTCAATCATTGATCTATTCCTTGAGAGTTTTAGAATTGGAGATCGTACTCGCAGGCTTTTGAATCATTTAGTAATTGTTGCATTAGACCCGAAAGCTTTTATACGTTGTCAGGCAATACACCCATTTTGCTATTTGCTTGCTAGTGAAGCTGTTGATTTTCGTGAGGAGGCATTCTTCATGACTCCTCATTATTTGAAGATGATGTGGAGACGAATTGATTTCCTGCGCTCCGTTCTAGAGTTGGGGTACAATTTTGTGTTCACAGTAAGTATCTAATCACTAACTTTCTCATGTTTACTTGGACTAACTTGTGTAATCCTTGAGACCATGGAAATACTTTCACGAATTCTGATGTTAGCAAATCATTTAAATTGCCTTATTTTATATCCAGCAGGTTAGGATAATCTGTATCAGCAAACCGTATCATTCCAGctatgcattttttttcttattttgcttttatTGATTTCCTTTCAGAGGAGATTTAAATATAACATATCTAAATTTGATACTTATGTCCTCAACCAGGATGCTGATATCATGTGGTTTAGAGACCCGTTTCCTCGGTTTCACAGGGATGCAGATTTCCAGATAGCATGTGATCATTTCACAGGCAGCTTTGATGATGTAGAGAACAGACCCAATGGAGGGTTCAACTTTGTAAAGTCCAATAATAGGTCAATTGAGTTTTACAAGTTCTGGTATTCTTCACAAGAAACCTACCCTGGCTACCATGATCAGGATGTCCTCAATTTTATCAAGGTTGACCCTTTCATTACTGATTTAGGACTGAAGATGAAATTCTTGGATACAGCTAATTTTGGTGGGCTTTGTGAACCAAGTAAAGATTTAAATAAAGTTTGCACGATGCATGCAAATTGTTGCTATGGTATGGATAGTAAACTTCATGATCTTAGAATCATGCTTCAAGATTGGAAATATTATTTGACCTTAGCTCCAAGTTTGAAGAGGTTATCAATTATTTCCTGGAGGGTACCTCAGAAATGCAGGTTGACCACACACTCATGCTTTCTCATTCAATATTTTGATTCTGTTCTTTATtaaacgttttttttttcttttttatccaTTTTAGTTGCCATTATTATCTTCTGCTTCTTTCTTTTCAGCCTTGACTCTCTGAATACCGGTTCACCAGAAAAGAGTGCTCAGGAGAATTGAAATTCTCAATCTTAGACATTGAGGTGGAAGTTCAGCTGAAATGCTGCTGGACAAAAggttttgttttcattttagtTAGGTCTGCTACTGTAATCAGCCAGAATGGTGCTCTGGCATAtacaaatttggagagaaattaaTTTTGCTTAACCAAGTAAGTACTGAAAAGAATTATCTTGACACTCAATCAAAAGATCAATGTAAAAGATATAGCATTCTGCtctatttattgaattttgttacTCAATTTTGTGCAACACTGTATCGTATTTATTCTTGGTTTCTTTTTGCAGTGCTCAACTCTACTACATCTTGTTTTTCCTCAAGCAACACAGAACACAGTAAATTTCAAATCCAAGTTTCTTTGCTTTGTGTTTGAATCTTCAAAAACACATTTTCAATATCTTCCACAATTTCAATTCAGAAAGCGATTTACAAAACATTTTGAAAATAACTTTCTTAACACAttcttgtattttctttctagaacatattcaaaacattttttctatgaatacaaaatttaattctggaaaaatatattcaatgaccttttggaaaattaattttgaaatacatTTTAGGCACTCTTTGGAAATTTACCTTTAGAAAATAATTCACAGATTAAAAGTTTTTTACGTTTGAATCAATGATATATTTCACTTACGATAAGATTCTTGATTTTTTGTGTGTAATTATATACAGGTCATATTAAGAGTTAATTTTAAGAGTTTAATGACAAAACATTATTTATACCTATATTATTAGAAACCGtacttatattattataaatattaatactatctaatattttttgttgaatTAGGTTGAgtatcaaattcaaaatattattaacttataatattattgagattattattttgatagttgaaatatttttattttttttagtgagaTTAAAAATTCAATCGGATCAGAATTATTAAACCTGGATAATTAGTTCTTTTTGGAACTCttatatattagttttaataataaaaaaaacatagataACGTATAATGATTATGCATTgtattaaagtgtttttcattaaattatatatCTTTATCCAAAACATGTGCAATATAAATAATACAtgatttcatgttttaaatatatgaTTAAAGAGTTgattcttaatatatattattacatataaaaaaatattccacGAGGTTATATTATAAAGACTATTCTCTTGtaaacttttttattataaaaatgtaaaaatataattttcaactTAAAGATACAATTATGGGTTGAAGTATTACGAGAAGGAGGGTGGTAAAGACGAAAACATGCATTAAAATCTgtatattatagaaaaaaaaaagttattgtattatttttttcagattaaaaattcaaacaaagTATATATACTAATAGAAAAGATTAGATAAGATATAAtgaaatctaaataattaatttttttattatatatattaaaggtgtcattttaattatatttttactctACAATTATTTTCTACCTTCATCTACTAATAAACACAATAACATAATTAGTTCACCAAACACTCTTTAATATTGTGTCTATCTTATTTATGTGATTTCACAtatgtttatgttgatgataatGTTAAAGgaatattcataattaaaaactaagaaaaaaaatcattcatattatGTGTAAGTGTTTTGTGAAGATTTTTTTCAACATTTATGTCTAAATTTGAATACTGATTTAGtctttcttttcaaaacgaaCATTTAACTAGATAGTGTCTAAGTAGTGAATGCTATATATCATACATTTCTAGGGTTGTAATTATTGAAAATACAAGTCTATTTTATACTTTATATTGAATCTTAAATAATCCAGGCCTAAAAtaagttaatttaattaaagtttattcTTTTAGTCACAAAATTCCAGTccttgaaaataaatatattaggaATACACCTTTTAGACAccctttttattacattctttctttttagttatttttctaaaaaaattacataataaatagGGATTCATTAAACAAGAGATATCTCCCACATcctttttatgatttttttaaaattcaattaagaATGTTGCTACTAAAAAAATCCATAAAGTGTATTtctattaagaaaaacaattaaCACTTTTTTGGGTACtcaattgaaagagaaaaaacaaatcacgtatgatataaaatttatttaagggttaacatattattaaatatttaaccaTAAAGACATAACtatctataatttatttttatcaaatataattacaaattataCTTATATGAACAATAACTCTTAGAGATCGATATTTGAAGTATTGTCCGTTTTAGAGATCGATATTTCATtacgattttatttttaaaatgtgtatttaagttacttttaactttaactcaTAAACGATATAACTTTAACTAATAAACGATATGAGACTATATTAACCGAGAGAATACTTACTATACTATAACAATTACATGAGTGCAAATACTCTCACAAATTCGTTTACTGATCCTCGAAGTCTCATCTTCAAATCAATATTTTGTTGTTGAAAATCTGGGAAATTTTGCAGAAAGAAGGCGAATTAAAAACAAGAGTTTATGGAAGATAAAAGAATTTgtgttattttgaaattgaaagcaacagataaagaaaagaaacacGGTTTCTTACTAAGATGATTACTCAATTAAACAATTGGTAAACTAAATTACTGAAATCATTAGATATAAGTCAAGTAAGCATCAGATTCGTTGCTAACACATATTCTATCAATCCTTCATGCTCACTCTACACTCCTTCTCATTGCTATCATATTTTCTCTAAATAGAAATCACAAATGATTCCATTTTCTCggatattatttaaatttatcttaattttaatatgaaatttctACATTTATTGGATATGGATATGAATAtggataatatttaattttttaaattgagtaTGGAAATGAATATGTACATATCCGTCTCATTAAGTCTCTATATTCATTTACGTCCTT encodes:
- the LOC137806079 gene encoding uncharacterized protein At4g15970-like — protein: MPRVTLPSYRRRLPATSYRHAGNFTVLMLPESALVLRRSIGAALFFLLVSFSCLLLFGNADYSRFASSNPLVHVSTVFPSNDSVSNEYSLENILNEASMKDKTVILTTLNEAWAAPNSIIDLFLESFRIGDRTRRLLNHLVIVALDPKAFIRCQAIHPFCYLLASEAVDFREEAFFMTPHYLKMMWRRIDFLRSVLELGYNFVFTDADIMWFRDPFPRFHRDADFQIACDHFTGSFDDVENRPNGGFNFVKSNNRSIEFYKFWYSSQETYPGYHDQDVLNFIKVDPFITDLGLKMKFLDTANFGGLCEPSKDLNKVCTMHANCCYGMDSKLHDLRIMLQDWKYYLTLAPSLKRLSIISWRVPQKCSLDSLNTGSPEKSAQEN